Proteins from a genomic interval of Gammaproteobacteria bacterium:
- a CDS encoding low temperature requirement protein A, which yields MIQSAPTLLRRHDGIDGGRVTPVELFFDLVFVFAVTQLSHALLAQPIPLRAAQVSLLLIAVWGVWIYTSWVTNWLDPERIPVRLCLFALMLAGVVLAASIPEAFAERGSAFAGAYVFMQVGRTLFFLWAARRAPVRMIRNFQRILAWLVVSGLFWIAGGFSREETRFAWWAAALLLEYISPWLYFWVPGLGRSSIADWNIHGGHMAERCALFVIIALGESLLVTGATFAELAWSAETLGGLTIAVLSSMAMWWIYFDTGAPRAQHRIEREADPGRQGRMAYTYLHLLIVGGIIVSAVADELVLVHPDQITDAGIAAIIGAPALYLLGNALFKWVTNVRRAPPLSHVVGLLLFLPLLPSAFAHRFSALMLNAIALGILIVVTGWESIAIRKPLAPASANRR from the coding sequence ATGATCCAGTCAGCACCCACGTTGCTACGCCGGCACGACGGCATCGACGGCGGCCGCGTCACCCCGGTCGAGCTCTTCTTCGATCTCGTATTCGTATTCGCAGTCACGCAGCTGTCCCACGCGCTGCTCGCGCAACCGATCCCGCTGCGCGCGGCGCAGGTCTCCTTGCTCCTGATCGCGGTGTGGGGGGTCTGGATTTACACGTCCTGGGTCACCAACTGGCTGGACCCCGAGCGGATTCCGGTGCGGCTCTGTCTCTTCGCGCTGATGCTGGCAGGAGTCGTGCTTGCGGCCTCGATTCCGGAAGCATTCGCCGAGCGCGGGTCGGCATTCGCCGGCGCGTACGTGTTCATGCAGGTGGGTCGTACGCTCTTCTTTCTGTGGGCGGCGCGGCGTGCGCCCGTCCGGATGATCCGCAACTTTCAGCGCATTCTGGCGTGGCTCGTCGTCTCGGGCCTGTTCTGGATCGCGGGCGGCTTCTCTCGAGAGGAGACGCGATTCGCATGGTGGGCGGCCGCGTTGCTGCTGGAGTACATCTCTCCGTGGCTCTACTTCTGGGTGCCTGGGCTCGGGCGGTCCAGCATTGCCGATTGGAACATCCACGGCGGCCACATGGCCGAGCGCTGCGCGCTCTTCGTGATCATTGCGCTCGGCGAGTCGTTGTTGGTTACCGGAGCGACTTTTGCGGAGCTGGCGTGGAGCGCCGAGACGCTCGGCGGGCTGACAATCGCCGTCCTGAGCAGCATGGCGATGTGGTGGATCTATTTCGACACCGGCGCTCCGCGGGCTCAGCACCGAATCGAACGTGAGGCCGATCCCGGACGCCAGGGACGCATGGCATATACCTATCTGCATTTGCTGATCGTGGGCGGCATCATTGTCAGCGCCGTGGCCGACGAGCTGGTGCTGGTGCACCCGGACCAAATCACCGATGCGGGCATCGCCGCGATCATCGGCGCTCCGGCGCTGTATCTGCTCGGCAACGCTCTGTTCAAGTGGGTAACGAACGTGCGGCGCGCGCCGCCGTTGTCCCACGTGGTCGGTCTGCTGCTGTTCCTCCCGCTGCTCCCGTCGGCATTCGCGCATAGGTTTTCGGCACTGATGCTCAACGCGATTGCGCTCGGCATCCTGATCGTCGTCACGGGATGGGAGAGCATCGCGATCCGCAAACCGCTCGCGCCGGCATCGGCCAACCGTCGGTGA
- a CDS encoding TrkH family potassium uptake protein, with product MLFSTTLIPPLAVSLYYSDGEATHFSITFAIAAIVGVALWLPLHRHPTTIRTRDGFAIVAFMWTAISVLGSVPFLLALDISFADAMFESVSGYTTTGATVLVGLDELPRSMLLYRQELQWLGGIGVIVLSVALLPMLGIGGMQLYRAEVPGPFKDERMTPRVARTARRLSELYLGFTVACALCYWLAGMDLFDAIGHGMATVATGGYSTHDASIAYYDSLLIEAIAIVFMMIGGINFSVHFLAWRALRLRLYGQDTQTRAFVLIVAALSLFVAAVLYVTGTYDSVLEALRYGTFQVVSVITTTGFATANIAIWPLALPVLLIFSSFIGGSAGSTSGGLKVIRVVILVKQAGVHLQRLIHPRSLYPVRIDGRIVSDSIIDGIWGFFTVYVAVFALLMVVLMLDGVDQVTAFGAVSTSLNNLGPGLGDVAITFQTLSDHSTLLMAFSMLLGRLEIFTFLVLLTPAFWRR from the coding sequence ATGCTGTTCAGCACGACCCTGATACCGCCTTTGGCGGTCTCGCTGTACTATTCCGACGGCGAAGCGACGCATTTCTCGATCACCTTCGCTATCGCCGCAATCGTCGGCGTCGCTTTGTGGCTTCCGCTGCACCGGCATCCCACCACGATCCGCACGCGCGACGGCTTCGCGATCGTCGCCTTCATGTGGACCGCGATCAGCGTTCTCGGCAGCGTGCCGTTCCTGCTCGCGCTCGACATCTCGTTCGCCGATGCGATGTTCGAGTCGGTGTCCGGCTACACGACGACCGGCGCGACCGTGCTCGTCGGGCTCGACGAGCTTCCGCGATCGATGCTTCTGTACCGGCAAGAGCTGCAATGGCTCGGCGGCATCGGCGTCATCGTGCTCTCGGTGGCGTTGCTGCCGATGCTCGGGATCGGCGGCATGCAGCTCTATCGCGCCGAGGTGCCGGGCCCGTTCAAGGACGAGCGGATGACGCCGCGGGTCGCGCGCACGGCCCGACGGCTCTCGGAGCTCTACCTCGGGTTCACGGTCGCCTGCGCGCTCTGCTACTGGCTGGCCGGCATGGACCTCTTCGACGCGATCGGTCACGGCATGGCGACGGTCGCGACCGGAGGCTATTCGACGCACGATGCGAGCATCGCTTACTACGACAGTCTTCTGATCGAAGCGATAGCGATCGTGTTCATGATGATCGGCGGCATCAACTTCAGCGTCCACTTCCTCGCATGGCGGGCGCTGCGCTTGCGGCTCTACGGTCAGGACACGCAGACCCGCGCGTTCGTGCTGATCGTCGCCGCGCTCAGCCTGTTCGTCGCCGCCGTGCTCTACGTCACGGGCACGTACGACAGCGTCCTGGAGGCTTTGCGCTACGGCACGTTTCAGGTCGTTTCCGTGATCACGACGACCGGGTTCGCGACTGCGAATATCGCGATCTGGCCGCTCGCACTTCCCGTCCTGTTGATCTTCTCGAGCTTCATCGGCGGATCTGCGGGCTCCACGTCCGGCGGATTGAAGGTGATCCGCGTGGTGATCCTGGTGAAACAGGCCGGCGTGCATCTCCAGCGGCTGATCCATCCCCGCTCGCTGTATCCGGTCCGGATCGACGGCCGCATCGTCTCCGACAGCATCATCGACGGCATCTGGGGGTTCTTCACTGTCTACGTGGCCGTGTTCGCGCTTTTGATGGTCGTGCTGATGCTCGACGGAGTGGATCAGGTCACGGCCTTCGGAGCCGTCTCGACGTCGCTCAACAATCTCGGCCCCGGGCTCGGCGACGTCGCAATTACCTTTCAGACGCTGAGCGACCACAGCACGCTTCTGATGGCGTTCTCGATGCTGCTCGGCAGGCTCGAGATCTTCACGTTCCTGGTCCTCCTGACGCCCGCGTTCTGGCGCCGCTGA
- a CDS encoding 5-formyltetrahydrofolate cyclo-ligase gives MDRWEDVRAWRKEQRKRLIEARMALSRAERERLTSAIADRLATYAPLQAAPLRIGFYWPIRGEPDLRAFVRGLIERGFEAALPVVVEPKAPVEFWRWDAQTKLRRQSVWGIPVPAERVVVRPDALIVPLVGGDAACYRLGYGGGYYDRTLASLDPKPLAIGVGYELGRLTTIFPQPHDVPMDAIVTEQRLVERNAGTADRPLA, from the coding sequence ATGGACCGCTGGGAAGACGTGCGCGCTTGGCGCAAGGAACAAAGGAAGCGGCTGATCGAGGCTCGCATGGCGCTCTCTCGAGCCGAGCGCGAGCGGCTGACGAGCGCGATCGCCGATCGGCTTGCCACTTATGCTCCGTTGCAAGCGGCGCCGCTGCGCATCGGGTTCTACTGGCCGATCCGCGGAGAGCCGGACTTGCGGGCATTCGTGCGCGGTTTGATCGAGCGCGGCTTCGAAGCGGCGCTTCCGGTCGTCGTCGAGCCGAAGGCACCGGTCGAGTTCTGGCGCTGGGACGCGCAAACGAAGCTGCGGCGACAGAGCGTGTGGGGCATTCCCGTGCCGGCCGAGCGCGTCGTCGTGAGGCCCGACGCGCTGATCGTCCCGCTGGTCGGCGGCGACGCAGCCTGCTACCGCCTGGGCTACGGCGGCGGCTATTACGACCGGACGCTCGCCTCTCTCGATCCGAAGCCGCTCGCGATCGGAGTCGGCTACGAGCTGGGCCGGCTGACGACGATCTTCCCGCAGCCGCACGATGTGCCGATGGACGCGATCGTGACGGAGCAGCGTCTGGTCGAGCGGAATGCGGGGACGGCGGATCGGCCGCTCGCTTAG